GTTGAAATTTTCGTTGTTGTTTGGGTCCCCCTTCCACAACAACTACATTGCAATCACTGTGTAGCGCGACTAACCCTGTCATGAGTAGCTGGTTGGCATTTGTCTCTACCTTGAATCGATGAGATGGATTTGAAAAATCCTTTACTCTAAAGAAGACAGGTAGTACCAATATAAGACATGTTAACTGGAAATACCGGAAgatatataaatttaaaaagatACACAATAATCCTGTACCATATTTAAACAGTTACAGTGATCAAAACCATTTTTTATAGTTTAATTTGCTGACGAATTTCATCAATTCCAGTTTGTGGtaactaataaaataatgatatcaGAGCTGATAGTGCAATATACGAGTATTCCAGGTGCTTTTTTTTGAGATTTATCAGCATAAGCTCATCATTCACACTATTTTTCCCATGCTAAAGCTTTCTACTACTGGTGGAACTGGATTCGAATATATCTATTACAGTCCCTGTTTTAATTTCAACGAGTAACATCCAATGGTTACTGTTGTTATTGTATATCCAGTATACTCAATATCTCCTGTGATAAATAGAGGCTACAATAAATTCAGAAACATCTCTGCTTTGTGATTATAAACTCAGGGCAATAACCATAGCATTCATACAACTGCTGTTATTGTTTTACATAACAATGTGGTGTCTCAAAAACTAAATCTGGAAGTAAATAGTACtaattcaaacaaaaataaatgaattgccTGTAAACAGCTACATGAACAGCATGACTTGTGTCTTCTCGTATTTTCTTAATACGTTTGTAACGAGCTTGCTCTTTTGTTAATTTTCGGGCAGCGTTAGCAGCTTCATGTGCTCGTTTCCGGGATTCCATTTGGGCTCGCACATACGCTTCCACTTTGCTTGGGTCCTGAACAGCATCTGACCCTAGGACTCTCATCAAATTTGCCAGACGGACCTGATAATAATTATACGAAATGTAAGGAGAGAGTTTAAAGCAAATACCCCGGAAGTCAGAAAGAGTAAATAAATGGAACAGTTTTCTAGAACATTCTTGATATAAGCTATTTTGAGAATGAAACAAGGAATACTGTAATCAGCACGACCAGCACCTCCAGATTCCTATGTAAGTTTATAATATTCACAGAACAATAAAACAAACCATATTcacattattcatttaaaacaacCTTTTAAAAGTTTAATCTTTATACCTTGTACACGCACCAAGATAAGTTTTCTTTAACCTCCGTCCGTACAGTCATATTAATTCAGAAGATTTAGTATAAGGCTCTTTTGTCTTTAATCATACCAGAATGCACAAGCAGAAGAACAACCGAATgcatttttttttattcttgGGAGTTTTTGCGTATGTCCATCTGCAATCGTTACGGCGATAAAAAAACAAGCAGTATAAAACTGATTCAGTAGTTTTAATAAACCTGAGGATACGCAGGTAAGGGTCACCAATCTAATTGTAGTACttagtgttataacttgtagccGAGTGAATGCCCTGTTAACGTATAacgtgataaaaccgccaatcagagagcagcgaattatcgatcgaacCAATGATATAcagaaaccgtacgagcagtttagagtacttgtcggtcctgcttctgcctagcccagccacttaagtccagaacagcctttgcggtatgaatcattataaatcaaacatactgagtttatataccaatcaaactgaccacatcgtaccacaaaataagaaacaacatttgtacaagattcagccaaaagtggctatgaatgtggggaacagtaattaatagactgggtataactcaagaacagtaaatcatataataatagctcataggtcaaaataaagcctataataaggggacatgaatatgaatagtttagttatctAGAAATTATACGAAAAAAAACATATGCATATTATTGGTttataaatagatcccaaagttagcATTACCCTTATCGGAGCATAACACTTAGAAATAAGAAACTTGGTGATAACTTTCTTATTATATACTGAGAATGAATATGGACAATTATTTAGACCTGAAGCAATTATTCCCTCCTATAAATTTTGATATAACAATGACATCAACTCCGTCTCTTAATTGTCCTACTAAAATTATTTAGATTACTACACTTCTCGTCATGAAAGGGATGCAAGAACAAAACAACCAATAACTAAATGAAAGAACTAGCAGAAATAAAGAATACAGGATACAAGATATAAAATGATGCGACATTTAATTTAAAAGATGAAACGTAAGTACACATGCTCCACTGCAACCGATTTATATCCACAAGAAGTCAATAGTTGTCGATTGCAACTATCTTGTAGATCTAAACCAAGAATTCTGAATATTCTGACCAACAGTTAATGATTTACGAAGTGATATATCTTCCTTTAAAGCAGTAATTTGGTGGTTAAAATACTTGACTGAAACATTAGGTTTGAGGTTTTAACTACTCGGAATATTTTGTCAGTCGACCGAAGAATAGGCCAAAGTGGTAGTTTGTCAATACGGTTGCCAAATGTTTTGTTGTGGTTCATATGGGAGGCTGATATTTTCCACTTGGGCTTGAAAGAAGTTTGCTATTCTACCAAGCTTTTCTTCAGAACAAATTATAAGTGTTTATAAAACTTTAGTATATTTTAAATGAGTTTGAGTGAAATTCAAGTACAGACATAAGTCTCTCTTTGTTTAAAGGATATTTTGTACTACTGAACATAGCAATCAATGGTAGTCCTAATAAACGAAGGGGTGGAAAGTTACGACCCAAATGGTGTAAATTTTGAAACTACTGTTTGTGTACTGTACTGTCTAATGTCAAACTCTACAACATGGACTGAATAAACTGTGGGTTCCATACATTAAATGATGTTACGCGTGAGTTAAAACTCATGACAAGATAATTGAACATATATCTTGACCACGATACCATAAGGAACTGTATCTATCACTAGTAAATCCAGCCACCAAACCTTTAAAGCATCACTGTGGGGTTACTTCACTACATTACTTATGTAGATGTTCACGTGTTTGGTCTATATGAAGTGACTGACTAACGTGGAATACATGGAAGGATTTGCATTATTTTGCGTACATCTTGAAAGTAAGTCTTGAACCCTGAAGGTTTGAACTTTTCAAGTATGCATTGAAATGTCAAGGATCTAAATACTTTAGGGACAGTTTGCATTTTCAATTAGTCTGGTTTTGAAAAACGATGTATACTGAGCATACAATATACATGAATAGTTAGGTTTTACTTTGAATTCCAATTACTGCTTAAGTTGAATCACACATAAAAATGACTCAGAAGGCATTTGACAGCGCGTATTGTCTTCCTGTtagtaaaatttaattttctaaGCCTAACTAAAGGCGCTGAGCGGAAGATATATTACCTCTGGTTATTGAATAAACACATGACTTTAAACTAACCTTTGGTTCAGGAGGTGGCATTAGACCAAGTCTAactttttcttgtttttctcTCTGAGCTTCCTGACGGTTTTGACGTCTAAGCTTTTTACGCTCCTTTTTCGTTAGGAGCAATGGTATTTCCGGTGGCTTGGACAGATCAGTTGGGGGTTTCAACTTAACTGGATGTTCCACCAAACTTGTGATCCAGGCTTTATTAACCGCAGCAGAGACAGGGAGGCCATGGATTGCTAGTTCATCTAAAGTAGAGTAACTAGGGTAGGAAAATAAAACTATAAACAACCCACCTAGTTACACCCTCCTTCAGAATATAAGCATCCCACCATTCCAGTAATGGTATATCTGTCTCATCAATGGAACGTTTGGGCTGAATGGTCGACAGTTTGGCTGCACTAGCAATACCCGTTTTCCTGACAGCTTGGGCGACGGATTCCTGTAAGATTTGAAGTTGGAACTTGGTTCGCATGCGCTGAGCCATTTTGACGAACTTTCCAGGTTCATGGAAACTCAGCTGTCGTTTTGGACGTGAAGCAGTTTTAACTCTGAGAAAATCACATTATTAACTGGTTATACCTTAGCCGAGGATCAAAAAATATGGTTGAGACTGAAGACTTTTGAGGTTTCTTCTGAGTTGTGGTTTGAAGAACCTCTTTGAACTGTTGAGCACGCTTTGCTCTGAGATTGGCCTGCAAACATATTTGCTTCAACATTTACATACTTTAAGTGTTGGTGTGTAGTGAGTAAGCTGTATTTCCTCACCAGTAGAAGCATCGATAGTTTTACCTTCCTCGTCGAAGATCACACTAACCAGGTAGTAAATTGATAGCAGTTTACTTACTTGGGAATATCCTTCGACTTTCTAGTGAAAAAGGATAAAGACGTATCATTACTTTACCTGGAATCACTGTTTACAGAATGACTACTCAGAATTCCTGAATTCAAGCGAGCGTTTATTTGCGCTTGTAGCTGAGCAGCTCGCCTCATTTTATCAACTGTCTCTGTATCAGGAATGACTCCTGGAGGAAAATTTAACCCATTAGCAGCACCATTCTCCGTCTAAGCATAAATTAACTCCTCCAAAAATTACAAAGCCTACCAAGCCAAGCTCAAACTTCCGTTGAGCTATTGCTCTCTGAGCATTAGCCATCATTTCACGGATTTTTCCTGCAGTGAGCTCCACacttatttgaaatatataaataatttctaCATACGGTGCAGCTCCTGTATTTGCTGGCCCAGCGTTAAATGTCGACATCCCGAACTTCTTTATAACCTTGAGAGCACGGAAATCCAAAACTAGCACCTATCCACACATAGCAATTAAAACACTGTTGTGACCATCAGAAACTTAAGACAAAACGTTAGTGGTTGTCTTcacacaaaataataatgaacctATGTACCAATATGCATTACCACCAGAACTTTTCGTGCATTACATGGAAAAAACGTTTACTGCCGAATCTTATTAAAGTTTGGTTTCTCCTACTCATAGTTCATACTGATGAGTAACATTAATCAGTCAGACTTTTATCTTTTAGTCAGCCAAACAGTAAATTTTTCAGAGCAATGAGTTTGCTTTCACCAGACAAAGGCGTATTGACCTGCACACAGTCATAACCTTTATGTGAATTTACATGCGCACAATTTGGAAAAAACAGCAGCATTTTTCCTCAATGCGTAAATTTTATGGTTTTGATCGTTTATTATtcatcaagactactgttttcaccttaattaagtttatttttGTTAAAGTGATACCAAGAGTATCTTTTTCGTAAGTAATTTATCATCTCTACTTTTTTGAGTATATCGATTTTTTAATTGTCACACTTTTGAATCGAACAGTTGCCGCTTTTCTTATTTTTCTAGTCACTGGTTTTTGTTCTTGCTTTTTTCTGTGTCCTGTTTATCTAGAACCCTCCAAATAATTAGTGAACAGTATGGTGTGACTAATGTAAAAGATGGTACCACGAATTTCGCACTTAACTAACTCCTGAGGATTTCAAACGGGTTAGTAAAAACAGATGCGTGTGTCTGTGTCAGCGATACTGCTAGGAATCAAAAAGCTCGCTATCCAAAGCCATTTCAGTGGTGAACACCGCTAAATAGAGTATAAGCAAGCGTAATAGAGATAGGGTCAAATAGATTGTAAGCTAAGAACACTGAACTCGTTTTCAGCATAACGTTGGGTTAACAAAGGATCTACTTAACCAGCTAATACCTAAGAATACATCTGGGTTCACCTTGCTGAAGGCTTATAGACAATGTAGGTGAACGAACTTAAAACAGAGTTAAATCAGGCTGCTAAAGTCAGTATTTATATCTCCCAAGGAAAGGGACCTAATGCCATAGAATGGACATAGACTAAATGGGTCGGGATCTTTTGTCCGTAAAGACGTGCGCCTGCAGACTGTATGAAATGATGGGAAGCTGAGAAGGAACTAGAAACAATGTCAAATGCTGGCAAGAAGGATCCTAAAATTCTAGCTTTTCGGGCGGCGAGGCATTGACAGAGAACGATGCTGAATTAAATTTGAGTGCAGCACGAAGCCATTTGAATTGTCTTCAAAACTGTTACGGAAATGCCTGTGGCTTTCTCAACAAGAGAGGGAGGCCAGATGTACGGTGATAACATTAAGCTGGATATCATAACTGTCACAGAAACTTGTCTGACGCAGTCAGTGAACAGTAGGAAACTTGATTCTGAAAGTCTCAGATTAGCAAGAGCGAACAAAACCCGGAAGCCTAAAGCAGGGGGAGTGGCCCCATACACTATAAGTATTACCGCCTTTAGCGTTACTGACAACACATCCCATGGAAGTGGGACGTACGAATTAGTTAGTTTCCGTTTGAAATGCTAAGGACAAGAGATGTTGATTGGTTTGGTCTACCGCAGTCCAAATTGTGAGATGAATAAAATGTGGCTAGTCAGCGTTAAAACTTGATCATTGAGTGGTCTGTATTTAACTTTAGGAGACTTTAACGTGCTTACGGTAGAGTGGAAAAGTCTAAGGACTAAGTTGTTAGAAAATGCCTTAGAAGAGAAGCTGGTTGACGCGATCATCGTCTGTGCCCTAGTGCAATGTGTGaaagaagcaactaggtacgactcTGAATCCGAATCATCCTTACTAAATCTCATACTGATCCATTATAAGCATGATGTCATAAACCTCTACTATATGACACCCTTAGGTAAGAGTGACCATGCAGTTTTAGTCTTTGTTTTCCATATCGTTTCAAACAACGATTTTTCAGCTACAGCCGAACCAAACGTTTGGAATGCAAATATACAAATTACAAACTGAGCAACTTTATTAGATTTGACGAGAGAATCAGGATGCCCTATTAAAACGACCAGGAGGTTCTCAGAAGTTTGTAAGTAAAAGTTACTGCACCGATCATCCCGTGGACTACACCAAGGGGTCTGAGAAACTCCCCATCGCGATTCAATAAATAGGTTTACACCCTTCCCAATAAGTACAAAAGAATGGGTACCGATGGGACAGTCTCATTATCGGGAAACTCGTACCATTAATGTCTCGACCCTCCGAAAACCTGTAAGATTGTATAAAGAAAAGCTTGTTAGAGAATCTATAGGATAACACAAATGCTCACGCTACTACAAAACTAAAGGACTAAGAGAACAGGTGACATCTCAACATTGTGAGAAGATAGTAGTACTGCATCACTAGTAGAGGACGACTATGGTACAGCTCAGTTATTCACAAGCTACTAAAGCACTTTGTATACCGTAGAGATGCTCTCCCCTTCAGTTCACATAAACCCTGCCTTACACACACACTGGACAGTGTGGCCACTATAAAACTCGGTCTGCTTAATAAGTTTAATATAAGCGAATCCATGGAATTCGATGGGATGCACCCTATGTTACTAAAGGGACTAACAAATTTTGTCGCAAATCTCTCAAGCATATGTTTCTAATCTATCTGAACTCCAAGATTGATTACCAAATAACTGAAAGAACGCCACAGTAAGTCCTGTCTTCCAAATAGATACCAGACACAAACTTGAGAAGTACTGAACTGTAAGCCTAGCCAGCGTGGCTGTTGACATTAAAAAAGATTACTACGAAGTTGTTCAAGTATCCAGAcgaaaacaaaattttttctATAAGCAGCATGGCATTAGAACAGGTTATTCACGTCTCACTAACTAATTAGTAGGCCGTGAAAATTGATGCACTCTTGAAGATCAAAAGCTACCCATAGATGTGATCCATATTGACTTCAATAGGGCTCTTGGCGGAGTCCCTCACGATCAGCTGTTAATAAGTAAAACAATATCGGGATTGATGGCAACTTATGAATCCTTTCAGAAACATCTACTTAAACAAGGTATGTTTTTGCTACATGACAAGATCTCAATTTAACAAAACCAAAGCATCAAATAAGTTTAACATCGCGTGGAGAGTTATAACAAATATATCCTTGTGATGTCCTGATCAGAGGAGAATATAGACAGTTCAAGATTACTTTAACATACAAACCATATCTTTTCAAAAAATCTCTAAATTAGAGTTTTTGAAAAGCAAATTTTTGTCCTATTTTGCATCTTAACATATGTCTCCACACTATATCTCTACTACAATTTTCCTACCATTTCTCTGTCTTACATTTGCAATCTCTAATGATGCTCACTGTATCCTCATATTCGTTTCTAACACAGACCTTGGTTTCTGAACTACCTCCAGTCGTCTATCTTAACTTTttcaatattgtttacattTCAACACTTTTTTCTTTAATCATTTTGCTAGTAATCGAAATCCAACCACGCCTCAAAAACCTTTGAAAGCTCCTGTCTCCAGGCATTCAGCCTAAAGTATAGGGATACAATTTGACACCACCGCCGACGATTTCGAATGATTTTAACGACTTGTGCTACTCAATTCATACAGAAACATACAAGCTCATGCCAGTTGTCACCGTTTCAGACATTCACAACTCAATAAACTCAATTCAATAAACAATGGTAGCAATGGTCATTGTAACCATATGGACCAAATAAGAAAGTCGCAACTTAGCATGAACATCCCTAATCTACCTAAGTACCTTTGCAACCGCAACCTCACTGAAATCCCAGATCAAATCAATGACATGAATGATTTCTTGAGTTACTTTTCTTCAGAGGCGTTTGGAAGAACAAGACGATCCAGCAATGCTATCCCGTTTAATATGCTGTACACACGTATTCTAAAAAATACCAGGCCTAGGCCTCTTGAATACAGCAATATGACCCATGTAACATGTGTGTACACGTAACCGAAAATCTCCCCTTGATATGCATTCACCAACATTGTTCAAATTCGAAGTCTTTAGAAGCAAAAACGTTTATGTCTTTCTAAAATTCGatcaaataaaaacagattttcaatgatattcAGATTCTTCCAGATAGAACGCCACGTCCGCGGAAGGTAGAAAAGCTAGTTACAGACCTCTGGTGCAAAAGTCCCAAACTCACTCTAATCCCCAAGGCTATAAATTACGTCTGATTTTGTGAGAATCTATGACGTGACAAATATGACACCACCGACAAGCTCTCCCGAATCTCTTGGAATTCAGAACTCAGAAGAAAGTCACCCTAATGTAAACAATGTTCTTCCTTtctgaaatttaaaataattagtctctttaataaatttcgataatgcaatgagaagacgggGTTTATCAGacttatgtgatatatttgcgcaatacattttaaacaatctgatcacacatatacttgttaagacattgttatatgaaaattaaaaggtcaactagacaggttaaggtaagccgtaacagagaaataaagtaaataaagtACACGAGAACAATGTAATgaccactctggataataaatcagcatcgctagggtaggttaagggtaagaacaaattgtttttgaacacataaggtGGGGTTTCAACTTCTGTATACCCAAGGCTTCAATAagccttagtatacgtccttgaaggcttttgtataacactacaaatgctgactTGATGTCAACCTAATGACCAATGGATATAGCGCATCTGTTTCAATCTTTCGGACCAAAGCAGAGAAGCATACGAACTTCTCAGCACTTCAAGTCAATAAAATAATCGCGAAACAATGCCGATATTATTATACTTAAACCCGATAAAGGAtctgcctctcatacccctagtggccctagataaccaggacatatctgatggagactctaatgtcattctttccagtgtaatatcggaagccaaggatcgtacacctgattctattgtgaaggctcataaaaacactgctaaacctaaaaagaatatatcaattaaaaagaaagtaaataaaaaaccttctagtTCCAAACCggttaccaaaaatatttcaacggctttaccaaacaaaagtataatttctgaaactatgctttaccctactcatcgtaagggaggttataaggacacgtttcgttcaaacgttacacaagaaggccactacaaccatcatggaagcaggcctactattagacagacggcaataaaccaacgtgccccatggtttcccccatatgtaataaataataaacctgcaagatgtaactcttatcatcactctcgcagtggagaagatggtatactaggttatgcaccatcaacgcaaccccaacatgtaggcacctgtcttaattgtccaccaaaaccagtacaaccttaccaaaataaggattttttttttcggcctccagagatcccttgttccactagcactacaattcgctcatgctatagcccatgcgatccagcaaacacattgaaccatagtccaggcatagctagaactcataccttcgataaggatgctctcggtttttttacactacacactccctttttaaacttattacttattaacgcacgttcacttctgaacaaaatttcagccttgagaaccttagcctttctagccaagccttcttttatacttatcactgaaacgtggtgttatccagcagtggccgattccgaattaaatatccaaaactatcgactctatcgctgtgacagagaaactaagcgaggaggcggttgtcttatatttgctttggataccttaacaactaataaagttgaagatagtatcttgaatagtttaccagaatcgatctggatatcaatcaataccctaaaccatagtctactcctaggttgtatatatagagctcctgatagtactgataatttgaatgattgtattatcaatgcatttatacacgcatctactcta
Above is a genomic segment from Schistosoma mansoni strain Puerto Rico chromosome 2, complete genome containing:
- a CDS encoding U4/U6-associated RNA splicing factor-related, translated to MSTFNAGPANTGAAPVELTAGKIREMMANAQRAIAQRKFELGLTENGAANGLNFPPGVIPDTETVDKMRRAAQLQAQINARLNSGILSSHSVNSDSRKSKDIPNVIFDEEGKTIDASTGEEIQLTHYTPTLKANLRAKRAQQFKEVLQTTTQKKPQKSSVSTIFFDPRLRVKTASRPKRQLSFHEPGKFVKMAQRMRTKFQLQILQESVAQAVRKTGIASAAKLSTIQPKRSIDETDIPLLEWWDAYILKEGVTSYSTLDELAIHGLPVSAAVNKAWITSLVEHPVKLKPPTDLSKPPEIPLLLTKKERKKLRRQNRQEAQREKQEKVRLGLMPPPEPKVRLANLMRVLGSDAVQDPSKVEAYVRAQMESRKRAHEAANAARKLTKEQARYKRIKKIREDTSHAVHVAVYRQFIYFCLN
- a CDS encoding U4/U6-associated RNA splicing factor-related, with translation MSTFNAGPANTGAAPVELTAGKIREMMANAQRAIAQRKFELGLTENGAANGLNFPPGVIPDTETVDKMRRAAQLQAQINARLNSGILSSHSVNSDSRKSKDIPNVIFDEEGKTIDASTGEEIQLTHYTPTLKANLRAKRAQQFKEVLQTTTQKKPQKSSVSTIFFDPRLRVKTASRPKRQLSFHEPGKFVKMAQRMRTKFQLQILQESVAQAVRKTGIASAAKLSTIQPKRSIDETDIPLLEWWDAYILKEGVTSYSTLDELAIHGLPVSAAVNKAWITSLVEHPVKLKPPTDLSKPPEIPLLLTKKERKKLRRQNRQEAQREKQEKVRLGLMPPPEPKVRLANLMRVLGSDAVQDPSKVEAYVRAQMESRKRAHEAANAARKLTKEQARYKRIKKIREDTSHAVHVAVYRVKDFSNPSHRFKVETNANQLLMTGLVALHSDCNVVVVEGGPKQQRKFQRLMLCRIKWREGKRGTVGNGSGSFAHEDRAATSELDNDSGCRLIWKGTVKQRAFDKIQFKACPTELYAREQFRKRDGNTTGILHTVELY